From Ascaphus truei isolate aAscTru1 chromosome 17, aAscTru1.hap1, whole genome shotgun sequence, the proteins below share one genomic window:
- the JAGN1 gene encoding protein jagunal homolog 1: MASRLGPRATGTDGTDFTHREKVATHYQMSVSLKSEIKRLIYAHVLIWMLLVTQMCVAHMKLVPHDVVAMPYQWEYPYLLSIVPSLFGLFSFPRNNISYLVISMISTGLFSIAPLIYGSMEMFPMAQQLYRHGKAYRFIFGFSAVSVMYLVMVVAVQVHGWQIYYSKKLLDSWFTSTQEKKKK; the protein is encoded by the exons ATGGCCTCCCGCTTAGGTCCTCGGGCAACTGGAACAGATGGAACCGACTTCACCCACAGAGAGAAGGTTGCTACCCACTACCAAATGAG CGTGTCGCTGAAGTCGGAGATCAAGAGGCTGATCTACGCACATGTGCTGATCTGGATGCTGCTCGTAACTCAGATGTGCGTGGCGCACATGAAACTGGTCCCCCACGATGTGGTCGCCATGCCCTACCAGTGGGAGTACCCCTACCTCCTGAGCATCGTCCCGTCCCTCTTCGgtctcttctccttcccccgcAACAACATCAGCTACCTGGTGATCTCCATGATCAGCACGGGCCTGTTCTCCATCGCCCCCCTCATCTACGGCAGCATGGAGATGTTCCCCATGGCCCAGCAGCTCTACCGCCACGGCAAGGCTTACCGCTTCATCTTCGGCTTCTCCGCCGTGTCCGTCATGTACTTGGTGATGGTGGTGGCCGTGCAAGTTCACGGCTGGCAGATCTACTACAGCAAGAAGCTCCTGGACTCCTGGTTCACAAGCACGCAGGAGAAGAAGAAAAAGTAA
- the CIDEC gene encoding lipid transferase CIDEC isoform X1: MASAPMLHRGRSDQVILTKMEYAMKSLSLLSPKSLSKCVSVSASMTQQLLTGPAYKPRPYRVCNWDRSARKGVMADSLGDLLNKVQDTLLVPEAVTLVLDEDGTGVDTEDFFQSLDNGAVLMALGKGQKWKPYENAGYHLSLSNKPHRKINVACVSFDLYKTHPRDFLGCLNVKATLYGAYTLSYDLQCYGAKRMMKEVLRWTLFTMQATGHVLLGTSCYMQQLLDVTERELAVEEKPAIALRDLIPFCSRKMLQ; this comes from the exons atggcttccgcCCCAATGCTCCACAGAGGCAG ATCGGACCAAGTGATTCTGACGAAGATGGAATACGCGATGAAGTCTCTGAGTCTTCTTTCCCCCAAGTCTCTCTCCAA gtgtgtgtctgtcagcgcaTCAATGACTCAGCAACTTCTTACCGGTCCTGCATACAAACCTCGACCCTATCGCGTCTGCAACTGGGACCGCAGCGCCAGGAAAGGGGTCATGGCGGACAGTCTTGGGGACCTGCTCAACAAG GTGCAGGATACTCTGCTGGTCCCGGAAGCCGTCACTCTCGTTCTGGATGAGGATGGGACAGGTGTAGACACAGAGGACTTTTTCCAGTCCTTGGATAACGGGGCTGTCCTCATGGCACTGGGAAAGGGACAGAAATGGAAACCTTACGAG AATGCAGGATACCACCTCTCGCTCTCCAATAAGCCTCACCGAAAGATTAACGTGGCATGTGTTAGCTTTGACTTGTACAAGACGCATCCCCGCGATTTCCTTGGATGTCTGAACGTGAAGGCCACATTGTATGGCGCCTATACACTGTCTTATGACCTGCAGTGCTACGGAGCAAAGAGAATGATGAA GGAGGTGCTGCGTTGGACTCTGTTCACCATGCAGGCTACGGGCCATGTCCTGCTGGGCACATCGTGCTACATGCAGCAGCTTCTGGATGTTACTGAAAGGGAGCTGGCCGTGGAGGAGAAGCCTGCAATTGCCCTCAGAGATTTGATTCCCTTCTGCTCACGGAAAATGCTGCAGTAG
- the CIDEC gene encoding lipid transferase CIDEC isoform X3, whose product MEYAMKSLSLLSPKSLSKCVSVSASMTQQLLTGPAYKPRPYRVCNWDRSARKGVMADSLGDLLNKVQDTLLVPEAVTLVLDEDGTGVDTEDFFQSLDNGAVLMALGKGQKWKPYENAGYHLSLSNKPHRKINVACVSFDLYKTHPRDFLGCLNVKATLYGAYTLSYDLQCYGAKRMMKEVLRWTLFTMQATGHVLLGTSCYMQQLLDVTERELAVEEKPAIALRDLIPFCSRKMLQ is encoded by the exons ATGGAATACGCGATGAAGTCTCTGAGTCTTCTTTCCCCCAAGTCTCTCTCCAA gtgtgtgtctgtcagcgcaTCAATGACTCAGCAACTTCTTACCGGTCCTGCATACAAACCTCGACCCTATCGCGTCTGCAACTGGGACCGCAGCGCCAGGAAAGGGGTCATGGCGGACAGTCTTGGGGACCTGCTCAACAAG GTGCAGGATACTCTGCTGGTCCCGGAAGCCGTCACTCTCGTTCTGGATGAGGATGGGACAGGTGTAGACACAGAGGACTTTTTCCAGTCCTTGGATAACGGGGCTGTCCTCATGGCACTGGGAAAGGGACAGAAATGGAAACCTTACGAG AATGCAGGATACCACCTCTCGCTCTCCAATAAGCCTCACCGAAAGATTAACGTGGCATGTGTTAGCTTTGACTTGTACAAGACGCATCCCCGCGATTTCCTTGGATGTCTGAACGTGAAGGCCACATTGTATGGCGCCTATACACTGTCTTATGACCTGCAGTGCTACGGAGCAAAGAGAATGATGAA GGAGGTGCTGCGTTGGACTCTGTTCACCATGCAGGCTACGGGCCATGTCCTGCTGGGCACATCGTGCTACATGCAGCAGCTTCTGGATGTTACTGAAAGGGAGCTGGCCGTGGAGGAGAAGCCTGCAATTGCCCTCAGAGATTTGATTCCCTTCTGCTCACGGAAAATGCTGCAGTAG
- the CIDEC gene encoding lipid transferase CIDEC isoform X2 gives MAAQSDQVILTKMEYAMKSLSLLSPKSLSKCVSVSASMTQQLLTGPAYKPRPYRVCNWDRSARKGVMADSLGDLLNKVQDTLLVPEAVTLVLDEDGTGVDTEDFFQSLDNGAVLMALGKGQKWKPYENAGYHLSLSNKPHRKINVACVSFDLYKTHPRDFLGCLNVKATLYGAYTLSYDLQCYGAKRMMKEVLRWTLFTMQATGHVLLGTSCYMQQLLDVTERELAVEEKPAIALRDLIPFCSRKMLQ, from the exons ATGGCTGCACA ATCGGACCAAGTGATTCTGACGAAGATGGAATACGCGATGAAGTCTCTGAGTCTTCTTTCCCCCAAGTCTCTCTCCAA gtgtgtgtctgtcagcgcaTCAATGACTCAGCAACTTCTTACCGGTCCTGCATACAAACCTCGACCCTATCGCGTCTGCAACTGGGACCGCAGCGCCAGGAAAGGGGTCATGGCGGACAGTCTTGGGGACCTGCTCAACAAG GTGCAGGATACTCTGCTGGTCCCGGAAGCCGTCACTCTCGTTCTGGATGAGGATGGGACAGGTGTAGACACAGAGGACTTTTTCCAGTCCTTGGATAACGGGGCTGTCCTCATGGCACTGGGAAAGGGACAGAAATGGAAACCTTACGAG AATGCAGGATACCACCTCTCGCTCTCCAATAAGCCTCACCGAAAGATTAACGTGGCATGTGTTAGCTTTGACTTGTACAAGACGCATCCCCGCGATTTCCTTGGATGTCTGAACGTGAAGGCCACATTGTATGGCGCCTATACACTGTCTTATGACCTGCAGTGCTACGGAGCAAAGAGAATGATGAA GGAGGTGCTGCGTTGGACTCTGTTCACCATGCAGGCTACGGGCCATGTCCTGCTGGGCACATCGTGCTACATGCAGCAGCTTCTGGATGTTACTGAAAGGGAGCTGGCCGTGGAGGAGAAGCCTGCAATTGCCCTCAGAGATTTGATTCCCTTCTGCTCACGGAAAATGCTGCAGTAG